The following coding sequences are from one Mytilus trossulus isolate FHL-02 chromosome 8, PNRI_Mtr1.1.1.hap1, whole genome shotgun sequence window:
- the LOC134680657 gene encoding uncharacterized protein LOC134680657 produces the protein MQRLLLRIFVLTMIGTIEVKCQKPDDKWWDILKTQGLACKNDTCRRNDPTCECYLTIEHRLTMMNEKDMILLVPSGGRFRPFNDLNKEYSQEEEEEFISADGYGSRMVIAVNRRFPGPQITAYENQKIIVHMQNSMHTDSTTIHFHGIHQKKTPWSDGIAFVSQCPIFPGQIYTYSFYASPFGTSFYHVHIGDQRSAGLYGPLVIIPLSTLNISIPQDNNNGKVHTVTIQDWNHFDDPETLYQRMVFGNFDLQENKQINTTSDISGAYFTRFHCHSGIINGKGRFYNSLTAHNQAPLTIYDVEPNTDYRFRVIGAATLYPFRVYIQGHRSIRIVASDGFEIEPIEVESLIIHPGERIDFILKTDQVSGNYLLVAETLEVEPASLNQYHAAEAIIHYTDTTVNLNPPKGSPNSCSQLKKCKIFNCPYLYYPPDQNRTCLTWNDVKTIDPNSNIDEVKGVAIERFYNFAFPGENGYTPGSVNGHQFLLPTVAPYAEWDKVEQNCGECSESSICECTYYDTIDTDNTDLVYQFVLTNIGNGSGWSHPIHLHGHSFYVMKMGFASYNPSTGQLIPDRGQDKQDIICNDGKNFCNNAQWQNSTWSNGNHPTLNWDNPPQKDTIIVPTGAYVVIRFKADNPGLWFFHCHIDLHNTNGMGMMINESPKYHEKVPKDFPRCKNYIVINGDGFDTVTPSFVFSLSLVVFVYTEMIV, from the exons ATGCAGCGATTACTTCTTAGGATTTTCGTTTTAACTATGATTGGAACTATTGAGGTCAAGTGTCAAAAACCTGATGACAAATGGTGGGATATTCTGAAGACACAAGGATTAGCTTGTAAAAATGACACGTGTAGAAGAAACGACCCGACATGCGAGTGCTATTTAACAATAGAACACAGGTTAACCATGATGAATGAAAAGGACATGATTTTACTCGTGCCTTCCGGAGGTAGATTTCGGCCATTCAACGACTTGAATAAAGAGTATAGccaagaagaagaagaagaatttATCTCTGCAGACGGATATGGATCTCGTATGGTTATAGCTGTCAATCGCCGGTTTCCGGGTCCTCAAATAACAGCATACGAGAATCAAAAAATCATTGTACACATGCAAAATTCAATGCATACCGATAGTACAACAATTCACTTTCATGGTATACACCAAAAGAAAACACCGTGGTCTGATGGTATCGCTTTTGTTTCACAATGTCCAATCTTTCCGGGACAAATTTATACATATTCATTTTATGCATCGCCATTTGGAACAAGTTTCTATCACGTACATATTGGAGATCAACGAAGCGCAGGACTTTATGGACCACTGGTTATTATACCATTGTCAACTTTGAATATATCTATTCCGCAGGATAATAACAATGGAAAAGTACACACGGTTACCATTCAGGACTGGAATCACTTTGATGATCCGGAAACATTGTACCAACGTATGGTGTTCGGTAATTTTGACcttcaagaaaataaacaaattaatactACATCTGATATATCGGGCGCTTATTTTACTCGTTTTCACTGTCATTCTGGCATAATAAATGGAAAAGGTCGTTTTTACAATTCACTAACGGCACATAACCAAGCACCGCTGACAATATACGATGTTGAACCGAATACAGATTATCGTTTTAGAGTCATAGGTGCAGCAACTCTATATCCCTTTCGTGTTTATATTCAAGGTCATAGATCAATTCGTATAGTTGCATCTGATGGATTTGAAATTGAACCGATTGAAGTAGAATCCTTGATCATACATCCTGGAGAAagaattgattttattttgaaaacagacCAGGTGTCGGGAAATTATTTATTGGTAGCGGAAACTTTAGAAGTAGAGCCAGCCTCTTTGAATCAGTATCACGCAGCCGAAGCCATTATACATTATACTGACACAACGGTAAATCTTAATCCACCAAAAGGATCACCAAATAGTTGCTcacagctaaaaaaatgtaagatcTTTAATTGCCCATATCTTTATTATCCACCAGATCAAAACAGAACATGTCTTACCTGGAATGACGTCAAAACAATAGATCCTAATTCAAATATTGATGAAGTTAAAGGAGTGGCAATAGAACGATTTTATAATTTCGCTTTTCCGGGGGAGAATGGTTACACTCCAGGGTCAGTAAATGGACATCAATTCCTTCTTCCAACTGTAGCACCATACGCCGAATGGGATAAGGTTGAACAAAACTGTGGTGAATGTAGCGAATCAAGTATCTGTGAATGTACATACTACGACACAATAGATACAGATAATACCGATCTGGTGTATCAATTTGTTTTGACAAACATTGGAAATGGATCAGGATGGTCTCATCCCATTCATTTACATGGCCATTCGTTTTACGTCATGAAAATGGGTTTTGCCTCTTATAATCCATCAACCGGTCAATTGATACCGGATAGAGGGCAGGATAAACAAGATATTATATGTAACGATGGGAAAAATTTCTGTAACAATGCACAATGGCAAAATTCGACATGGTCAAATGGAAATCATCCAACGTTAAATTGGGATAATCCACCTCAAAAGGATACAATTATTGTACCGACAGGTGCATATGTTGTCATCCGATTCAAGGCAGATAATCCAGGCCTCTGGTTTTTTCACTGTCACATCGACCTTCACAATACCAATGGTATGGGAATGATGATCAACGAATCTCCTAAGTATCATGAAAAAGTACCAAAAGACTTCCCCCGATGCAAGAATTATATTGTTATTAACGGGGATG GATTTGATACTGTTACACCATCATTCGTCTTCAGCCTGTCCTTAGTGGTATTTGTGTACACTGAAATGATTGTATAG